Proteins encoded within one genomic window of Pedobacter africanus:
- a CDS encoding DUF4200 domain-containing protein, with product MKKIYTLILAVSSLAATAQTNNDFPVTGSATIYDYSPRLYLKRSSNEGGFIQGIQTQLLDGTNNWFFGAVHEGKWTVGKGDYQNEKLTVLNNGNVGVGNDSPVEKLDINGRIKAGDRIYANSTDVNALSLVQAYNSAGGPSVLRSYSGTSYWDFAANQGAGGNSLFIGRGIDLSTDNAAITVVSNNNVGIGTSTPNSKLAVNGNIRAHEIKVETANWPDYVFAEDYELPTLQETEKHIKDKGHLPGIPSAADVKANGVDLGEMNAKLLQKIEELTLHLIEKDKEIKQLKKDRKIIGSLQERLEQLEAKVSNQK from the coding sequence ATGAAGAAAATTTACACCCTGATTCTGGCAGTTTCATCACTTGCCGCAACGGCTCAAACGAACAATGATTTTCCGGTTACGGGAAGTGCCACAATTTATGACTATTCTCCCCGGCTTTATTTAAAAAGGAGCTCGAATGAAGGTGGGTTTATACAAGGGATACAAACGCAGCTTTTGGATGGAACAAACAACTGGTTTTTTGGAGCTGTACATGAGGGCAAATGGACAGTAGGCAAAGGCGATTATCAAAACGAGAAACTGACTGTTTTGAATAATGGGAATGTTGGAGTGGGAAATGATTCTCCTGTAGAGAAACTCGACATAAACGGTCGAATAAAGGCAGGCGATAGGATTTATGCAAATTCCACAGATGTTAATGCGTTAAGCTTGGTACAGGCTTATAACTCTGCAGGAGGCCCTTCTGTTCTTCGTAGCTATTCTGGTACTTCTTACTGGGATTTTGCAGCTAACCAAGGTGCTGGAGGAAACTCCTTATTTATTGGGAGAGGAATAGATTTATCCACAGATAATGCTGCAATTACTGTAGTGTCAAATAACAATGTAGGGATTGGAACTTCCACACCTAATTCCAAACTCGCAGTGAATGGGAATATTAGAGCCCACGAAATCAAAGTAGAAACCGCCAACTGGCCGGATTACGTCTTTGCAGAAGACTACGAGCTTCCAACCCTTCAGGAAACAGAAAAGCACATTAAAGACAAAGGCCATTTGCCGGGGATTCCTTCTGCCGCGGATGTAAAAGCTAATGGGGTCGATTTAGGAGAAATGAATGCAAAGCTGCTGCAGAAGATAGAAGAGCTGACGCTGCATTTGATAGAAAAGGATAAGGAGATAAAACAGCTTAAAAAAGATCGGAAAATTATCGGAAGCCTGCAAGAAAGATTGGAACAGTTGGAAGCCAAAGTAAGTAACCAGAAATGA
- a CDS encoding OmpH family outer membrane protein, which translates to MKPKEQTQKSIQTIINVASIAAILFLIVYIFILKNDRIVYVDSGKIMNEYKGAIQAKKAYEAKTKSWQANIDTLTLDFQNGMRKYEKDMAGMSAKEKELSKQLLNSKQKQLNDYQRAIQENARQEDGKLYQGIVTEINAFLLKYGKDHNYKMILIANQSGTIAYAREGLDVTAEVLKELNK; encoded by the coding sequence ATGAAACCAAAAGAACAAACGCAAAAATCAATTCAAACAATCATCAATGTAGCTAGTATAGCAGCAATACTATTTCTGATCGTTTACATTTTTATTTTGAAAAATGACCGGATCGTATATGTTGATTCCGGTAAAATCATGAATGAATATAAAGGGGCAATTCAGGCAAAGAAAGCCTACGAGGCAAAGACCAAATCGTGGCAGGCAAACATTGATACTTTAACGCTGGACTTTCAGAATGGCATGCGGAAATATGAAAAAGATATGGCGGGAATGTCAGCAAAAGAAAAGGAACTTTCTAAGCAATTGTTGAATAGCAAACAAAAGCAACTGAACGATTACCAGCGTGCCATACAGGAAAATGCGAGACAGGAGGATGGCAAGCTTTACCAGGGAATTGTTACCGAGATCAATGCATTCCTTTTAAAATATGGAAAAGACCACAATTACAAAATGATATTGATTGCCAATCAGTCTGGTACCATAGCTTACGCAAGAGAAGGCCTGGACGTGACTGCTGAGGTTCTGAAAGAACTAAATAAATAA
- a CDS encoding RHS repeat domain-containing protein: MYKRILFLFLGLNLWAGLSFAQDIHSSSALILPQSPATSYVVGSGQNVRITSSQSVTLGPGTWLQQGSTVSIKIGNSPIINPAPNNPAADLDKNWVQTKSYDDDGNLVGESKSFYDKTGKALQNQVKSISAGHVLASQPVYDALGRPAVQTLAAPINNAGFAYKGGFVTNGSGTAYTYENFDQSKTNNPDPIGNSAEGTLGWYYSNNNTIDPFVPATSYPYSRVDYYKDGTGAAKRSAAVGEQLKMGAGHEESSFVMPVANELDFYLQIRNKFFPSSVVGEVPTSMVANAAQSIVHDANGKEAVVIADKSGSQLMSARPGTDLSVTNTVTINPEGKSVHYFKLLTPGTVAVSSGTQYKLYNMSGDEQEISWNGNSSLSAGYYKLVATGGPTDLVTFTYVNGYTDISYNFYNELGQLLASIAPNGVKALITNGLNSYATLGDVPFVNTNEYDLQGRLIAATQTDAGRTEFIYRKDGSIRFSQNTLQRNASPSRFSYVNYDRWGRSIESGEYVSGTISFTGAKTDETLQENTEADGGLTGGTKLAQVKTHYDLADNSHGLGSYLQDESFLKGAVSFTENENVKTWYNYDAEGRVSWMVKRVTGLGTKTVDYTYDAKGNVSKVDFQRDNNAERFTHEYEYDADNRLKIAYTSASGAAKKEQARYYYYLHGPLKRVELAENLQGTDYTYTPQGWLKTINHPLAGNDPGADGSQNGFGTDAFGMTMEYFNGDYIRNNVGIASLATGGQPSYNGNIMGQSWKSQKPQSVVSTYGAGVNNPAMVTYNYDDKYQFDNNKYGAPNFSGNSFTEVLNANREHGLSYDANGNIKTLNRTNAAGASTAAFNYNYQSNTNKLASVDNYASYSYDVLGQMTGQQRTSGQGFYVEYDVNGKVTAIYSDAAKTQLRISFAYDEADLRIRKTDHIQNVISYYFHDASGNVLAIYDNKGTALQQKEMPVYAASRIGMYNRSGNSYQYELTDHLGNVRVVLNGAKQGNGQADVVYYSDYYPFGSPFTLATNDYRYGYQGQYAEVDKETGWNNFELRMYDPEIGRWMSTDPYGQYYSPYLAMGNNPVSSVDPDGGQDSDPKNKYRKNGDTYEGENLNEVKIVAERWSAHRVYQERAQRGWQGEARFSGPRGAEIRRWYENQIYAYSWNKDNPFQDAIYSAVSFYATGEVGGAAIKGIWNFGKAAYLSRFAPTVGNLSGDVASTFQFGRYSEVVLDQPVVLSRYYDNINAFAKGRFMTTSLSKFRILDRIGMAIRPSWNSMTKVAHWELPAGTTVYRGKAAMQFPWIGGKTQYFVPDLGNLTRVIR; the protein is encoded by the coding sequence ATGTATAAAAGAATTCTTTTCCTGTTTCTGGGTTTAAACTTATGGGCAGGCTTATCATTTGCACAGGATATTCATAGTAGTTCTGCCCTCATCTTACCTCAGTCACCCGCCACAAGTTATGTAGTCGGTTCTGGTCAGAATGTTAGGATCACCTCTTCGCAGTCTGTTACCCTGGGCCCAGGAACCTGGCTTCAGCAAGGTTCAACAGTTAGTATAAAAATCGGGAACTCGCCGATCATTAACCCTGCACCAAATAATCCAGCTGCGGATTTGGATAAAAACTGGGTACAAACCAAATCTTATGACGATGATGGTAATCTTGTTGGGGAGTCGAAATCGTTTTACGACAAGACGGGAAAGGCTTTGCAGAACCAGGTAAAAAGCATCTCTGCTGGTCATGTTTTGGCTAGTCAGCCAGTGTATGACGCTTTGGGAAGGCCAGCGGTACAAACGCTTGCTGCGCCAATTAATAATGCAGGGTTTGCATATAAAGGAGGTTTTGTAACAAATGGCTCCGGTACAGCTTATACTTACGAGAACTTTGATCAATCCAAAACAAATAACCCAGATCCAATAGGGAATAGCGCAGAGGGAACTTTGGGATGGTATTATAGTAACAACAACACTATTGATCCATTTGTACCCGCAACTTCATATCCTTACAGCAGGGTAGATTATTACAAAGACGGCACCGGTGCAGCAAAACGTTCTGCTGCCGTAGGTGAGCAACTAAAAATGGGAGCCGGGCATGAAGAAAGCTCATTTGTAATGCCTGTAGCAAATGAATTGGATTTTTACCTGCAAATACGCAATAAGTTTTTTCCTTCTTCAGTTGTTGGAGAAGTACCGACATCTATGGTTGCTAATGCAGCGCAAAGCATTGTACATGATGCCAATGGAAAGGAGGCTGTTGTTATAGCAGATAAATCGGGCAGTCAGCTGATGTCTGCCAGGCCCGGAACAGACCTCTCTGTAACCAATACCGTAACTATTAACCCCGAGGGCAAGAGTGTACATTACTTTAAGCTGTTAACACCGGGTACGGTAGCGGTATCATCTGGAACCCAGTATAAATTATACAATATGTCTGGGGATGAACAGGAAATCAGCTGGAACGGAAACAGCAGTTTAAGCGCTGGTTATTACAAACTGGTAGCCACAGGTGGGCCAACCGATCTGGTAACTTTTACCTATGTGAATGGTTACACTGATATCAGCTATAATTTTTACAATGAGCTGGGGCAGTTACTTGCCTCAATAGCTCCCAACGGTGTAAAGGCATTAATCACTAATGGATTAAACAGTTACGCCACATTAGGAGATGTTCCCTTTGTAAATACCAATGAATACGACCTTCAGGGTAGGCTCATTGCAGCTACGCAAACAGATGCTGGCCGCACCGAATTCATCTATAGAAAAGATGGAAGTATTCGTTTTTCTCAAAATACACTTCAGCGTAATGCCAGCCCATCCCGTTTCTCTTATGTAAATTACGATAGATGGGGCAGATCTATTGAATCCGGAGAATATGTTTCGGGAACTATTTCCTTTACAGGAGCCAAAACTGATGAGACCCTTCAGGAAAATACTGAAGCCGATGGTGGTTTAACAGGAGGGACAAAATTAGCGCAGGTGAAAACACACTATGATCTGGCCGATAACAGCCATGGTTTGGGCAGTTACCTGCAGGATGAAAGTTTCTTAAAGGGCGCAGTTAGTTTTACTGAAAATGAAAATGTAAAAACCTGGTACAATTATGATGCGGAAGGAAGGGTGTCCTGGATGGTTAAGCGGGTTACGGGCCTTGGAACTAAAACTGTAGACTATACTTACGATGCAAAAGGCAATGTGAGTAAGGTAGATTTTCAGCGGGACAATAATGCCGAGCGTTTTACACATGAATATGAGTACGATGCCGACAACCGGTTAAAGATTGCCTATACTTCGGCTTCAGGCGCTGCCAAAAAAGAACAGGCCAGATATTATTATTACCTGCACGGGCCTTTAAAGCGTGTAGAACTGGCTGAGAATCTGCAAGGGACAGATTATACGTATACTCCGCAAGGATGGTTAAAAACCATCAATCATCCACTGGCAGGAAATGACCCGGGAGCAGATGGCTCACAGAATGGCTTCGGTACTGATGCGTTTGGAATGACGATGGAGTATTTTAATGGAGATTATATCCGAAATAATGTAGGTATTGCAAGTTTGGCAACAGGCGGACAACCCTCGTACAACGGTAACATTATGGGCCAAAGCTGGAAAAGCCAGAAGCCGCAGTCTGTTGTGAGTACTTATGGTGCTGGTGTGAACAACCCTGCAATGGTTACCTACAATTATGATGACAAGTATCAGTTTGACAACAATAAATACGGCGCACCTAATTTTAGCGGCAATAGTTTTACAGAAGTCCTTAACGCCAACCGCGAACATGGTTTGAGTTACGATGCCAATGGAAACATAAAAACGCTCAATCGGACCAATGCAGCCGGAGCAAGTACAGCAGCTTTTAATTACAATTATCAAAGCAATACCAATAAACTGGCCAGTGTAGATAATTATGCTTCGTATAGTTATGATGTGCTGGGGCAGATGACAGGGCAGCAAAGAACCAGTGGACAAGGTTTTTATGTTGAATACGATGTAAATGGCAAAGTAACAGCGATCTACTCGGATGCAGCGAAAACACAACTACGTATTTCCTTTGCTTATGATGAGGCTGATCTGCGGATACGGAAAACAGATCATATTCAAAATGTAATAAGTTATTACTTCCATGATGCGTCGGGCAATGTGCTAGCCATTTATGACAATAAAGGAACTGCATTGCAGCAGAAAGAAATGCCGGTTTATGCTGCTTCCCGAATTGGTATGTACAATAGATCGGGCAACAGTTATCAGTACGAACTCACAGACCATTTGGGTAACGTAAGGGTAGTGTTAAATGGCGCTAAACAAGGAAATGGTCAGGCCGATGTAGTTTATTACTCTGACTATTATCCTTTTGGTAGTCCTTTTACATTGGCTACTAACGATTACCGTTATGGCTACCAGGGTCAATATGCTGAAGTAGATAAGGAAACCGGCTGGAACAACTTTGAATTGAGAATGTATGATCCGGAGATTGGACGATGGATGAGTACAGATCCTTATGGGCAGTATTACTCCCCATATCTGGCAATGGGAAATAATCCAGTGTCCTCTGTAGACCCTGATGGGGGACAGGATAGTGATCCAAAAAATAAGTATAGGAAAAATGGTGATACTTATGAAGGGGAGAATCTAAATGAGGTTAAAATTGTAGCAGAACGTTGGTCGGCTCATAGAGTTTATCAAGAAAGGGCGCAACGAGGCTGGCAAGGGGAAGCCCGTTTTTCTGGGCCAAGAGGTGCTGAGATCAGAAGATGGTATGAAAATCAGATATATGCATATTCATGGAATAAAGACAATCCATTTCAAGATGCAATCTATTCAGCGGTTTCGTTTTATGCGACGGGAGAAGTAGGTGGAGCTGCCATAAAAGGAATATGGAATTTTGGAAAGGCAGCTTATTTAAGTAGATTTGCCCCAACCGTAGGCAATTTATCTGGAGATGTTGCTAGTACTTTTCAATTTGGTAGATACAGTGAAGTGGTTTTGGATCAACCGGTAGTATTATCTCGTTATTATGATAACATTAATGCCTTTGCAAAAGGGAGGTTTATGACTACTAGTTTATCGAAGTTTCGCATATTAGATAGAATTGGTATGGCAATAAGGCCTTCTTGGAATAGTATGACGAAAGTTGCTCACTGGGAACTTCCAGCTGGAACAACTGTATATCGGGGAAAAGCTGCAATGCAATTCCCATGGATTGGAGGTAAAACCCAATATTTTGTTCCAGATCTTGGAAATTTAACAAGAGTTATAAGATGA
- a CDS encoding fimbria/pilus outer membrane usher protein yields MLLKKKRRNKITRVIVAFLLLSILNQVVAPTVAFALTSGPTAPEATSFEPIDTTDMVNPLTGDFTYNLPLLEVPGPEGGYPLSLSYHAGIQPNEDASWVGLGWTLNPGAITRSVNGFPDDWVGTNISRRDYWDGGTQTTYNIGVSLGAPGPAGNVSFGLSFSQDTYRGFGIGANVGLGLGIGQTGLGWNVGVGVSPFGDAYISAGVDYGRGITKGISGSIGLGITTNFESISGNASGGIGYSIPSSSGKSYRGSLLGASISSEGGSPSFAAGGMSASTENNKAGNISTSSTGFSIGIPILPLVNINLGYSKVRYWSDETSNTSIIGSLTPFSIGAPDDQAYDNYGLRDMDDPIFANIDPGKGQGGAFPDFDIYTVCSQGLNGSMRPYHFQGQLLSQNRKDANNTRLIQYFRTRSSGSSLSAQSRFRFVNDFSNSYRQTYPDYSSGNVDLKATEPPFDNNPQYGNSDGTFGYEPLVDKLAGSKSIEYFTASGGTIIGTSGSAFIQPTAHGLIRNLHSSGSGHIEGFKITNSSGVTYHYNLPAYSYGEELYQEKIGGNSSNRQIRTEGYAYTWYLTSITGPDYVDKNNNQKLDEGDWGYWVNFEYGKWCDDYVWRNPSEGYHRDEDNAFQDVSMGKKELYYLNAIRTRSHIAIFEKETRLDAKGASSLIFNKAAQNRYEHTEGIFDANSAKSLKLNKIYLLNTSDANLVTPGSSGTSFYGNVVDNNDIDAVGRSNVEAKAIRVIDFNYDYNLCKGTTNSFDPSAVSQKSGKLSLSSLRFRGVGGANLTPPIEFEYNLSGAELKTASGTLSSTSFLSSSSTFEVGDLLETDEVSSVYCGVIIAKEQTGSNYLYTLKKSRYSAGSTTKQVRTTKNPPYDKDAFDMWGTYKSDYEYSLNENFSRLTSSVSNQSSDVWSLRKIKTNLGSEITVNYEGDTYNKSVLNKNLSMMITDFNRVAQNSWVLTINTNGQDLRKFYKINDEPDFLFLLEYYQLIPPNGYDTRYTVYSPLNSAGFKPYVENVTVNELHIKVSSEFDFLMDGYYDLFGNGGSALVTGNIKVTGGSKYYGGGIRVKSMQIDDMLANQHRTNYSYNLLDNSSSSGVTSYEPVVYEVDGAAQYGQLAKDTYRNKLYQEMDQLFQVAREVPAPGVMYEYVTVENEVYHPGSQIPVKSDGKTVYQFEVFRNNMAGKVQASAAQSGSANGKSQSIKNLVFKKFIASLGALKRTIRYDSQNKKLSETINHYLHDGLESLSLADFMSQYEQRLNQFYYQGLLKERYSEVKEVRQNNGSYNVKATFSAKEEFPAVPLGQTTKDYVSGVEMGTENLAFDFYSGALTKMISKDAYGNRFLTEIEPAYRKYSAMGLKSMNGSFGNMLTQEASKTIYKVNTANQYQGVVSAFSQTWSNNIRIDDENGDPTTYGQSDIWRSKGTYQWMSPGASANNVTPIGLFTSFNHSGSNPSSWKKTGEVTRYNVYSAALEGTDINNHYASSRMGYKSSKVIVSASPARQMEIAYTGAEDAFLPNGKFSSGVALGSGTIDNSVAHTGSKSVSLAVGATGLTYQVALSDLDPTRRDYQISVWVKSADISNARLFYELDNQGAQMVTPTFQKTAAGWYLLEMRVPASALVSGNNLVVGCKNVGGAHAINFDDFRFQPFNAPTTSYVYDNTTGQVTYILDNNNLFVKYEYDAIGRLVKVYKEVLGKSAIPLVKEIAYNYAKPLTQ; encoded by the coding sequence ATGCTTTTAAAGAAAAAACGCAGAAACAAGATAACCAGGGTGATTGTAGCATTCCTGTTGTTGTCTATTTTAAACCAGGTAGTTGCGCCTACGGTAGCATTTGCTTTAACCTCAGGGCCAACTGCTCCGGAGGCTACCAGTTTTGAACCGATAGATACCACGGACATGGTAAATCCGCTGACAGGCGATTTTACCTATAATTTGCCGCTGTTGGAGGTTCCTGGGCCTGAGGGTGGATATCCGCTTTCCCTGTCTTATCATGCAGGTATACAGCCCAATGAAGATGCCAGTTGGGTAGGGTTAGGCTGGACACTTAATCCCGGTGCAATTACCAGAAGTGTAAATGGTTTTCCTGACGATTGGGTGGGCACAAATATTTCAAGAAGGGATTATTGGGATGGAGGAACACAAACAACTTATAATATTGGTGTATCACTTGGAGCGCCAGGACCAGCAGGAAATGTGTCTTTTGGACTTTCTTTTTCGCAAGATACCTATCGTGGTTTTGGTATTGGCGCAAATGTAGGACTAGGCTTGGGAATTGGGCAAACGGGCTTGGGATGGAATGTTGGTGTTGGTGTTTCGCCTTTTGGTGACGCTTACATCAGTGCCGGTGTGGATTATGGAAGAGGAATTACAAAAGGCATTTCTGGTAGCATCGGTTTAGGAATTACAACGAATTTTGAGAGTATATCGGGTAACGCTTCAGGAGGGATTGGCTATTCTATACCGTCATCGTCAGGGAAAAGCTATCGAGGATCACTTTTAGGAGCATCAATATCTAGTGAGGGAGGAAGCCCGTCATTTGCTGCCGGAGGTATGTCTGCTTCAACTGAAAATAATAAAGCAGGAAATATTAGTACTTCATCGACAGGCTTTTCTATTGGAATTCCAATTCTTCCATTGGTAAATATAAATCTGGGCTACAGTAAAGTGAGATACTGGTCAGACGAAACAAGTAATACGAGCATTATAGGAAGTTTGACACCGTTTTCAATCGGTGCGCCGGATGATCAGGCTTACGACAATTATGGCCTGCGTGATATGGACGATCCTATTTTTGCCAATATCGATCCAGGAAAAGGGCAAGGTGGAGCATTCCCCGATTTTGATATTTATACCGTGTGTAGCCAAGGTTTGAATGGGAGCATGCGGCCTTATCATTTTCAAGGCCAATTACTTTCCCAAAATAGAAAAGATGCCAACAATACGAGGCTTATACAATATTTTCGTACAAGAAGTTCAGGTAGCTCTCTCTCAGCACAATCCAGATTCAGGTTTGTAAATGACTTTTCAAATTCGTATCGGCAAACATATCCAGACTATTCAAGTGGGAATGTAGATCTCAAGGCAACCGAACCTCCGTTCGATAACAATCCGCAATATGGCAATAGCGATGGTACTTTCGGTTATGAACCACTTGTTGACAAATTGGCAGGGTCAAAATCGATAGAATATTTCACCGCTTCCGGAGGAACAATTATAGGAACCTCCGGATCAGCCTTTATACAACCTACCGCCCATGGTCTTATCAGAAATCTCCATTCATCTGGTAGTGGACATATAGAGGGTTTTAAAATAACAAATTCAAGCGGGGTAACCTATCATTATAACTTACCCGCATATAGCTATGGAGAAGAACTTTACCAGGAAAAAATAGGAGGTAACTCTTCAAATCGTCAAATACGTACTGAAGGTTACGCTTACACCTGGTACCTCACATCTATAACTGGACCGGATTATGTAGATAAGAATAACAACCAGAAATTAGATGAGGGTGATTGGGGATATTGGGTAAATTTTGAGTATGGAAAGTGGTGTGATGACTATGTATGGAGAAATCCCTCTGAGGGCTATCATCGGGACGAAGATAATGCATTTCAGGATGTTTCAATGGGAAAGAAAGAACTTTACTATTTGAATGCTATAAGAACAAGAAGCCATATCGCCATTTTCGAAAAAGAGACCAGATTGGATGCAAAAGGCGCATCTTCGCTTATATTTAACAAAGCGGCTCAAAATAGATATGAGCATACGGAGGGCATATTTGATGCAAATTCTGCCAAAAGTTTAAAGCTTAATAAAATCTATTTGCTGAATACTTCCGATGCTAATTTAGTTACCCCAGGCAGTTCAGGAACTTCGTTTTATGGAAATGTTGTAGATAACAATGATATTGATGCTGTTGGAAGGAGTAATGTTGAGGCAAAAGCAATTCGGGTTATAGATTTTAATTACGATTACAACCTATGTAAAGGAACAACCAATAGTTTTGATCCTTCTGCTGTAAGCCAGAAATCAGGGAAATTAAGTCTGTCCTCTCTGCGCTTTAGAGGCGTTGGGGGGGCTAACCTAACCCCTCCAATCGAATTCGAATACAATCTTAGTGGTGCCGAATTAAAAACTGCCTCTGGTACATTAAGTTCAACATCTTTTTTAAGTTCCAGTAGCACTTTTGAGGTAGGAGATCTTTTAGAAACAGATGAAGTCAGCTCTGTATACTGCGGAGTGATCATTGCTAAAGAACAGACAGGATCAAATTATCTTTATACACTTAAAAAATCAAGGTACAGTGCGGGTTCTACTACTAAACAAGTAAGAACGACTAAAAATCCACCATATGATAAAGATGCTTTTGATATGTGGGGAACGTACAAGTCTGATTATGAGTATTCTCTTAATGAGAATTTTTCAAGATTAACCAGTTCCGTTTCTAACCAATCTTCGGATGTATGGTCTTTAAGGAAAATAAAAACCAATCTGGGATCGGAAATAACAGTGAATTATGAGGGGGATACCTATAACAAATCTGTTCTAAACAAAAATCTGTCGATGATGATAACAGATTTTAACAGAGTTGCTCAAAACTCATGGGTACTCACTATCAATACGAATGGACAGGATCTTAGAAAATTTTATAAAATTAATGATGAACCTGATTTTCTTTTTTTATTAGAATATTATCAACTCATTCCTCCAAATGGTTATGATACCCGTTATACTGTATATTCTCCATTAAATTCTGCAGGTTTTAAACCTTATGTAGAAAATGTTACTGTTAATGAACTTCATATTAAAGTAAGCAGTGAATTTGATTTTCTTATGGATGGGTATTATGATTTATTTGGAAATGGTGGTAGCGCATTGGTCACCGGAAATATAAAGGTCACCGGAGGATCGAAGTATTACGGTGGTGGAATCCGGGTTAAGTCAATGCAGATTGATGACATGTTGGCCAACCAGCACCGAACAAATTATTCATACAATTTATTGGATAATTCCAGTAGCTCTGGGGTAACATCTTATGAGCCTGTTGTTTATGAGGTGGATGGTGCCGCGCAGTACGGACAACTAGCAAAAGATACTTATAGGAATAAGCTTTATCAGGAGATGGATCAGTTGTTTCAGGTTGCGCGTGAAGTACCTGCACCAGGCGTAATGTATGAGTATGTGACGGTAGAGAATGAGGTATATCACCCTGGTTCGCAAATCCCCGTTAAATCAGATGGAAAAACGGTGTATCAGTTTGAGGTTTTCAGAAATAATATGGCTGGAAAAGTTCAGGCTTCAGCAGCTCAAAGTGGTTCAGCAAATGGAAAATCTCAGTCTATAAAAAATCTTGTGTTCAAGAAATTTATAGCCTCATTGGGCGCTTTAAAAAGAACCATCAGATATGATTCTCAAAATAAAAAACTATCGGAGACAATTAACCATTACCTCCACGATGGTTTGGAGAGCCTGTCTCTAGCTGATTTTATGAGTCAGTATGAACAACGGTTAAACCAATTTTATTATCAAGGCCTTTTAAAAGAACGCTATTCTGAGGTAAAAGAAGTAAGACAGAATAATGGATCGTATAATGTGAAGGCCACATTTAGCGCTAAAGAAGAATTCCCAGCTGTTCCACTTGGACAAACAACAAAAGATTACGTGTCTGGTGTTGAAATGGGAACGGAGAACCTGGCTTTTGATTTCTACAGTGGGGCTTTAACAAAAATGATATCGAAAGATGCCTATGGCAATAGGTTCCTAACTGAGATAGAGCCTGCATATAGGAAGTATAGCGCAATGGGACTGAAAAGTATGAACGGAAGCTTTGGAAATATGCTCACTCAGGAAGCATCTAAAACCATTTATAAGGTAAATACTGCGAATCAGTACCAAGGTGTAGTTTCTGCTTTCTCGCAAACATGGTCGAATAATATTAGGATAGACGATGAAAATGGTGATCCTACAACTTATGGGCAATCTGATATTTGGAGAAGCAAAGGAACGTACCAATGGATGAGCCCAGGCGCAAGTGCTAACAATGTTACTCCAATTGGACTGTTTACTTCTTTTAATCATTCTGGTAGTAATCCCTCATCCTGGAAAAAGACGGGTGAAGTAACCAGATATAATGTTTATTCAGCGGCTTTAGAAGGAACGGATATCAATAACCATTATGCTTCGAGCAGAATGGGATATAAAAGTTCAAAAGTGATTGTTAGTGCATCACCTGCAAGGCAGATGGAAATTGCCTACACTGGTGCGGAAGATGCCTTTCTACCAAATGGTAAATTTAGTTCTGGCGTAGCCTTGGGATCGGGTACAATTGACAATTCTGTAGCGCATACAGGCTCAAAAAGTGTGAGCCTGGCTGTGGGAGCCACGGGGCTAACTTATCAGGTTGCTTTATCGGACTTAGATCCAACCAGAAGAGATTATCAAATCTCGGTGTGGGTGAAATCAGCAGATATTTCTAATGCACGTTTATTTTATGAGCTTGATAATCAAGGTGCGCAAATGGTTACCCCTACTTTTCAGAAAACAGCTGCTGGATGGTATTTGCTGGAGATGCGTGTTCCGGCATCTGCTCTTGTTTCAGGAAACAACCTGGTTGTTGGCTGTAAAAATGTTGGTGGGGCTCATGCAATCAATTTTGATGATTTCAGGTTCCAGCCATTCAATGCGCCGACAACCAGCTATGTATATGACAACACAACAGGGCAGGTAACTTATATTTTAGACAATAATAATTTGTTTGTTAAATACGAATATGACGCGATCGGTCGCCTTGTTAAAGTGTATAAGGAAGTGTTAGGTAAATCTGCAATACCACTCGTGAAAGAGATTGCCTACAACTATGCAAAGCCGTTAACTCAATAA